ATCTTCACTGAACATAAGAAAATTTTTAGCAGAGAGAAATGTtagaaatgtgaagaatgtggcaaagacTGTAGGTTGTCAGATTTTACCATACGGAAGATAATCCATACTGCAGAGAGATGctataaatgtgaagaatgtgctaaagtttttaaaaagttctcaaaCCTTACTAAACATAATAGAGTTCATACTgaagagaaaccctacaaatgtgaagaatgtggcaaaacctttACCTGCTCCTTAACCCTTATTAAAcacaagagaattcatactggagacaGAACCTACAAATGTGAATAATGTCACAAAGCCTACAGGTGGTTCTCACACCTTGctaaacataagataattcatactggagagaaaccctacaaatgtaatgaatgtggaaaagcttttATGTGGATCTCAGCCATTAGTtgacataagaaaattcatactggagagaaaccctgcACCTGTGAAGGATGTGGCAAAACCTTTACATGCTTCTTAGACCTTActaaacataagagaattcacactggagagaaaccctacaaatgtaatgaatgtggaaacACTTTTACATGTATCTCGGCCCTTAGtcaacataagagaattcatagcagagagaaaccctacaactgtgaagaatgtggcaaagcctttatgCGCTCCTCAACTCTTAATAGCCACAAGAGAATTCATACGGAATACAGACCCTACAAATGTGAGGAATGTAACAAAGCCTACAGGTGATTCTCACACCTTGCTAAACATAAGATCATTCATACTGgaaagaaaccctacaaatgtaatgaatgtggaaaagcttttACATGGCTCACTTCCCTTAGtcaacataagagaattcatactggagagaaaccctacaaatgtaatgaatgtggaaagGCTTTTACGCGTATCTAGGCCTTTAGTCatcataagagaattcatactggagagaaaccctacatctgtgaagaatgtggcaaagcctttaccCGTTCCTCAACCCTTAATAGCCACAAGAGAATTCATATGGAAGAGAGATCctataaatgtgaagaatgtAACAAAGCCTACAGGTGGTTCTCACACCTTGCTcgacataagagaattcatactggagagaaaccctacaaatgtaatgaatgtggaaaagcttttACATCGATCTTCTCCCTTAGtcaacataagagaattcatattggagagaaaccctacaaatgtaatgaatgtggaaagGCTTTTATGTGTATCTTGGCCCTTAGtcaacataagagaattcatactggagagaaaccctacatctgtaaagaatgtggcaaagcctttaccTGCTCCTCAACCCTTACTAACCACAAGAGAATTCATATGGAAGAGAgaccttacaaatgtgaagaatgtggcaaaacctttAAGAGCTTCTCAGTCCTTACTAATCATaagagaattcacactggagagaaatcctacaaatgagaagaatgtggcaaagcatcGAGCTCGTTCTCACACTTCATTagacataagagaattcatactagAGAGAAGCTCCACAGTGTTAAAAATGTGGAGAAGGCTTTAACAAGTCATCATAGTGTGTTCAACATCAGAGGCTTAATGCTGAGCAAATGCAGTATAAATGTAATGACTGTTGAAGAACATTCAACATCTTGGagggtctctaagaacttgctttataatcTGGGTGCTtttgtgttgggtgcatatatacccctttactattatgtaatgcccttctttgtctttttttttttttttttttttttttttaatctgtgtaGACTTAAAGTTTCTTTTTCCAGAAACTAGGATTGGAATCCctgctctttttctgttttctatttgcttggtagatttttctttttccctttcttttgagcTTATTTGAGAAGGGTGTCTTGATTACAGCATACCGTTAGATCTTGATTCTTTATTCAGCTTGCTActctgttttttaattggggcGTTTAGCCCATTTTCATTTAGGGTTAGTATTCATATTGCGTGGATTTGATTCTGTCAGTATGATCTTGGCTGGctattttgcacattttttttatGTGGTGGCTTTATCGTGTCAGCAGTTTGTGTACTTTAGTATGTTTTTGTAGTGACTAGTAATAGTCTTTcttatttagtgctttcttcagaagctcttgtaagTCAGGTCTTGTGGTAACAGATTTCCTCAGCTGTTGGTTACCTGAATatgatcatatttattttttcattctgaaGGTTACTTTGGCTAGATATGAACTTCTGAGttagaattcttttttaagaATACTGAATATTGGCCCTtaatctcttctgacttgtaggatTTTGGCTGAAAGGTTCATTGTTGTCTGATGGGCGTCTTTTTAgtggtgacctggcctttctctctagctgcctttaacatattttttctttgattttcatcTTGGAGAATCTCATGAGTATGTATCTTGGGGATGACCACCTTGTGGGGTATCTCACCGGGGTTCTCCACATTTTCTGcctttgaatgttggcctctgtgtctaggttagggaagttctcatggatgtTATCCTGAAATAGTATTTCAAGTTGTTTTCATACTCCCTATTGCTTTCAGGCACTCTCTTTAATCATAGATTTAGTTtcttcacataatcccatatttcttagaggttttgttcattctgctTTATGCTTTCTTCACTATtcttgtctgtcttatttcagaaagccagtcttgaGGCTCTGAgattcttccctctgcctggcgTATTCttctattaatacttgtgattacaTTATGAAGATTTTGTATTGTGTTTTGCAGCTCTATTACTTTGGCCATATTTTTCTCtagactggttttttttttccatcagttcctgcaattttggctttcattgcaTTGGGTTGCAACTTACTTTTGTAGCTCAATGAAGTTTgtttctatccatattctgaGTTTTGCTTCTGTCATCTTAGGCCATGCTGGAAATGTAATTTGGTCATTTGGATGAAAGAAGTCACTctggttttttgtgttttcaacATTTTTGCACTGATTTTCTCTCATCTCTGTGGGGATATCTTTGAAGTTGCTGAACCTTGAATGGGGTTTTGGTTTTCTGGATCCTATTTGATGGTCTTGAGTATTTGATTGTGGTAAAAGGTGGATTCAGCCAACAAGCTTTGTTACTGGGAgttgtttttttggtggagaggAGGCAATGCTCAGCTCACAACTCAAGAGTCTGTATGCTCTAACTCTGGGGGACTTGTATTGAGCCCCAGCTGTGTTCTGTGGCTCCTTGTGATTTGGAATCTGCCACTCTCTGGAACTAAGATGCCACAGCTGTAGCAGAGTGCTGGTGGATATGGGGTTTCTGCCTGTCTTTTTGGGTATTTACCTCAGTGACAGGAGCAAAGCAGCGGGGAGGGGAGTCGGGGTTACCTGCGAGAGAGACTGTGTGTGCTGTTGCACTAAGGGTGATGTTGGCTTGGGGCAGGATGCTGGCCAGTGAAGGTTTTGATGCCTCCTCTGTGTCCCCCAAGAAGCAGTGATTGTTCAGAGTGTGGGAAGATACCCTGTTCTCCACACAGTGTTACCACAAAGGCCAGAGTGGGACTTTCTAGCTCTCTACTCACCAAAGCTTCATCTACAATGGCAATTGCTGGGGGTTGCAGGGGCATATTGCATTTCCATATGATGGTGGGACAAGCAAAGCCAAACTCACCTTTGCAGACATATGCCAGCAAAGTCATATAGGGAGTTGCCATGGTCTTGGGAAGTTGCAGTATGGGGAAGAAACACGTGGGCTGGTGCAGTCATAGGGGCTGCCTTGCTGGAGCTCTTCATGGGTCAGGCATGGCCCACCAGTGCATGTGCTCTGGTCTGGGCTCCTAATGTACCTGAGACTGCTCTGTAagcagctgtggccagactgggtccctgggagaggccagcagaccaaGGAGTGCTCAGTTGGACCAGCTTCTTCAGATTTGCAAGACCATCCTGCAGAAATTAGGTCCAACAGTTCTAAGGATAAAGACTCTTATGGGAGAAAGTTGAGCCTGGAGATATGGCCATCAGTGGCCACACTTTATTACAGATGCTCTTGCGCTCAACCCTCTGGGCACCACATGAGTTGGTTTGCTGCCCCACCTCTTTGCTTGACTTCTGGGGGATGCATCTCAGAGATGTGTAGGCCAGCAACCACTCAGTGCAGTCCACCCAGGATGGAGGATCTGTGCTTTTGGCCAAGTCAGTTGTTCACTGTTTGGTGATGAGCAGTGTGTTGTTTGTGGGACCCATGGAGGATGGACTGGCCCCCTCTTCTTGGGTAAACTGCAGGTTGTTTGAGGTGTGAGTAAGACACTTAGAGTTTTGGATTTTTCATGAGTCTGAGGGTATCAAGGACAGTTCTactgcagaggcagtggcagaaATATTTTCAGTTGCCCCTGGAGGCTCTGTCCCAGGAGTTACTAAGTTGCTACTGGCTCAATAGCTCTGGAAAAAATTGGCTAGTGGCCCAGGTCTGGAGAACCTGCCCAGTGAGAATATATGAGAAAAGGCACTCACATCACAATCTGGCCACTTTTCTGAAGGGCTGCTGCAGTGTGCTGGTGTCCACTGCAGTTTCTAGTCACCTCAGATTTTCCAGTATCTGACTTTAACACCACTGAATTCTGCAAAACAGCAACAATGGCAGCATGCCCTTTTCTCTAAGAGCTCCATCCTAGGGAGGTATAGACCTGTTTCCAGCCCCAAAGCACCTGTAGGAGGTACTGGGAAACCCTTGTTGAAAAGTCTTAGCCAGTGAGGAGAACACGATTGGGGACCCACTTAAGAAAGCagtgtaggctgggtgcagtggctcacgcctgtaatcctagcaccttgggaggccgaggcaggtgcattgcctgagctcaggagttcaagaccagcctgggcaacatggtgaaattccatctctactaaaatacaaaaaaagaaaattagccaggtgtggtggcatgcacctgtgtagtcttagctacttgggagtctgaggcaggagaattgcttgaatccaagaggcggaggttccagtgagccaagatcatgccactgcactccagcctagcaacagactgagactccgtctcaaaaaaaaaaaaaaaaaaaaaaaaaagcagtctagCCATGTTTTTGTAGGATAGCTCTGCTGTGCAGAGGTGCCACTTTCACCCCCAGTTTatttggactctccaaagccagAGACTGGAACAGCTAAGTCACACAAACAGCAAAAATGGTAGCTCACTCTTCCCTCTAGGAACTGTATCCCAAAGATGATTCAAAACTCCATTGACCAAAGAGCACCAGTGGTGGTAGCTGGAGACCCTGGTTGGGAAGTACTTTGCAGTGAGGAGGAACAAGATTGGGGGACTGCTTTAACAGATAGTCTGGCCATTTCTTTTTAGAGCACCTGTACTGTGCTAGGAGATCCTTTCTGCCCCCAGTCAGCTTGGGCTCTTCAAAGCATAAAGGCTGGAATGGCTAAGTTGCCCAAGAagcaaagatggtggcccacTCCTCTTTCTGGTAGCTCCATCCCTGGGGGGTGCAGTGCTGCTACCAGTGGTTGGCTGGAATTCTAAGCCAGTAGGTCTTACCCTGTGAGGCACTGTGGAAGTGGGTCCTACATACCATCACTGCTCAGCCATCTGGGTTCCACCTTTTTCCTATGGGTATGTACAGGTGTGTAACCTCCTGCTTTGCTGGAGTTGGCAGCTACTTTTTCTGGGAAGCCTGGAAAGCCAGAGTATCTAAAACTCTTGAGTCTATGTGCAGGCCTCAGCggctgctctgctgagactccaTGTAGCTTTGTCTGTTAAACTGAAGGCCTTGGTGAAATGGGTTCATAAGGGTATCTTCTCACCTGAaggttgcaaagatctgtgggagAATCATGGGTTCCTAGGGTCACACATGCACTCACTGCTCTACTGGGTGGGGAGGTTCCCTTGGCTCCATGTTGTTCCTGGGTGGCCCATTGTCCTGCCTTGCTTTACTCCATTCTCTGTAAGTTGTTTCTTTCATTATTCCAATGCAAGTactggatgtttcagttgaaggtgctgtatCTACGCATACCTTGCATTCCTCTCTCTGAGAGCTATACAGTCTAGCTCCTTCTACTTTTTTATGTTAaaagaatttaatatattttcaaaagcaaatattaatataatttaactCATATTTGATGCTGTGTCGTCATTCTAGAATTTATGTGAAAGAGCATGGTCAATGGTTGCTGCACCAGAGTTAGGAGAAGTTCTTCCATATTAGACAGATTTATATACTTTGCCATGAAAGATTAAGGAAACAAATCTAAGATACATGAAGAAATTCTAAGTGGAAAGGCCCCTTAGTGGTTGGTTTATAACAGTATTATAAGTGACAGGGTGATAGAAGTGTGGTGATTAGGATAATATTCTGCATAGTAAGAAacaatttgtattttagaagaaaatcgCTTTACCATTTGCAAACTAAGGTAATGAAAATACAGTGAATTTCAAAATGCCTTTTTAATGACAATGTGTGAACTTGTTATAATAAACTAAAATTATTATTACCATGTTAAGGCTATTTTACATTAAATGTGTATGTTGCCACTGATGTTAACTTATCCCATCTTACCCAAGGTTGTAGGTTAACAGATGTTAATAATATACTATTGTGTGACTGTGGAATAACATCTCTAGTGATTCCTTTGTCAGTGGTCTTTAACTTAACATAATTTGGACAATATGATTCCTACaacttaacatttttgtttttcttgtaactACAGGTTATTATGATGGTTGTAATGAAGATTATGTGAGTATAATGGAGCTGTATGTTTCTGAATTCTGAACAACTAGTTACaaaatattctactttttttctgttgaacTGTGATGTATCTGGTCTGCTAAACACATACAGACctttagttttcatttatatGGATTTAAATATACAGATGTATTACTGTAAAATAAACCAGATATAACAGACTTATAGAGAAAGTAATCATTTGTTTATGGTTGTATAcctattttgaaaagaaaagaaaaatattagaattaaATATAATTGTACAAGGGTTGATATCTTACCAGCAAACCAGAAATTTCAAAGATTTTGAAAGCAAATCTATTTTCTGTGCTTTGTATTCATTTATCTAAAATGTTATTGCTCCTGGCTTAGAATCATTTTGtgcaaattctctttttcttttttttggtttgtctgTTTGCCTGTTGCTCACCATAGACATAATATATAATCTTCTGTTCATCTAGTTTCATAAAACATTCTTTGTATAATCCCCTCAGAGATTATGAAAGTGGTAAAATTTAATGGTGTTCACTAAATAATTTTCACATGTGAGTAATTTCACGCTGAGTGTattgtgtattatttatttagtacattttatattttgtttaaattagaGAATGCTATTTAATCCAATTTTCATTTAGCTATTaatcattttactttataaaattgatttattaaatatatttggttAATTCAGGTAAACAGTTGATCATTTAATTTTGGCATATACATGAAGTTAACAAAAACAATACTAGCTATGTAATAGAAGCTACATAATTAGAAATCAATATTCTCTTTGAAATTAGTTTGTGGTCTCAggtgaaaaattgaaaatatttatagtagTGACATTAATTCTGCATATGAAGAGAACATAATTGTACCTATGGTGCACAATTGACTCTCCCAATTTAAACAAGATGAAGAGATGGACATTTTAGCAAAACTAAGTGAAAACCTTGGAAAGTTTTCAGATTATGTTTCTATATTTAAACATCTATTGTGGGAGTTAGAGGGAAAGTCTATGCTGTCAAATCTGGAATTGCTGACACATGTTAAGAGTATGCTGCACAGGTTTTGAAATCAAAAATGCCCTGAACTCTTTTCACTTAGGTTAACAAAATAGGGTTTTAGTCTTCCTCCTCTATATTCTGGTTTAGACAGAATTATCAAGCCATTTCAAGTAGATTTTAttgcagatctttttttttttttttttctcctgaaatggagtctcactttgtcacccaggctggtgtgccatgtcacaatctcggctcactgcaacctccaccttccaggttcaagcaattcttttgcctcagcctcccgagtagctgggactacaggcaacccccacaccatgcctgactaattttttgtacttttagtaggaacaggttttcactgtgttagccagaatggtcttgatctcctaacctcgtgatctgcctatctcagGTTCCCAGAGTAcgggtattacaggcatgagccactgcacctggccttggttCTAGATCTTGACATAGCACATCTTCAATTTACTGTCTCCAAGGATAGAAAAGATACGGaagaacaaaaccaaacattTGTTATAACCCAAGGAGATTTTATTTCTGTCCTGCTGTCCTGGGCTTTCAGAAATGTAGTTCTGGCAGACATTACTGGAAGGTAGAAGTGGGAAACAGCCTAAATGAAAATTGGGTGTGTGTCAAGACTGTTGTCTTAGGAACTGGCAGGATCAGCCTTCAGTTTTCGGTAGATTTTGGGCAACTGAGTGATATATAAAGAGTGGTTTTGTGATATATAAAGAGTGATATATAAAGAGCCTAAGACAACCCAGCTTCTGCTAGTAGTAAAACCCAGTAAGACTGCTATTGTTTTGGACTATGAATTGggtgatttttcaaaataataataattttaaaaatctgtcaattttgatttgcatacctagctaaaatttttttaagattgaAGATAAGATGTAAAATAATTCATACAAGTAATATAAACTAAGTTTTCTTAAATTACTTAAGAAatctaattacattttaaataaattgctgTCAACTGTTAGTATTtgtgaggcatttttttttttaacatttttgcctCTAAAACCGGTAACAATTTGAACAACGAGGAAAACAGAAATTCAATAATTGGCATAAAACTTCATGAAAACAAAAGGTTTGTATGATGacctaattaaaataatataaagaatcaACATGTTAATGTTTGTTTTTACACATTATTGGACAAAAGTAGCCCTGAGATATTAATGTGCAGAAAATACTGTTAATTATATTCTTGAGACTCTCTTACTGACTTTGACACTTTGAGAGACTCCAGCACAGGCCCAGGATTCCCTAGGCATTTCTTTTAAGAGAACATCCCATGGATATGAAGCAGAAGGCCATGTCCACAAAGAGAAATGGATGCTCACCTCCTAGAGTCCAGTGGGTGCAGGTTGCAGAAAGAATAGGCCCTTCTTGAAGGTCCAGGAAGGGGCTATTGGAACCATCCTAGAAAAGGGACCTGGAGTTCCACTGAGCCCTCCTGCCTGCAGGAGCCTCCGAGGGCCCTGGGGGAGGCCAGCCAAGGTGCTCTGTCCTGTCCCTGGCCCTCGAGTCCTGCCTCACCTGCTAGCTTTTTCCACCAGGAAATCAGGATGGCAATCCCCAATGCAGGCCCACTAGCAGAAGGAGATCAAGAGTGTCCAGGCCCACACCCATCTTGGCACATTAAGTGACTTACTGAATAACTAGTCAATAAGTTGGAGCGAATGTGCTGCTGTGATCCCCTGAGATCATATTCTAGGAGGAAACCTGGGTGgcacctgcctgaggctgtgCATTGGGGGAAGGATGGTCAGGTCAACTGGGCTTCAGTGAGCAAGCCCAGGGAGACATGGGCTTGCCAAGAGCAGGCAATAAAGGTGTCATACTGCAGGCATGGTGAGCTGTCAGGTGGGCACAGAGGGGTAGGTATGGGGGCAGGGGGGTCCATGAGTGGGAGAACCCTCTCACTGCCCTGAACTCAGTCCACAGATCCCCCAGCCTTTTGAAGCACAGGCTGTACCTGGAGCTGCAGAGGGGGGCACTGCGCAGTGGACTGGTAAAAACGGGGTGAGCAGCCAGTCACTGAAGGGCTTTCGTTGCCCGTTTTTCtgataagccactgcacccggcccccaaAGCCACAAGCCAAGAGGGCCAAAAGCACTGAACTGAGGCATCACCTTTTTTCTTCACTGGCTCCCATAAGCCTCAGACCTCCCTGGCGTGTCTTGAGGATGAAGATCTCTCTTCCTTGTGCATGTAGGAACAGAAGCAACCAGTCATGTGTGCTAAGCCCACTCATAATGACTTTTGTGGACCTCCTCACTCCACTGACCTGTGAAACCCAACTGGAATTCCAGGGTCCAGAATTCACATTTGGTCCTAGAACCAGAGTTCAGCACCCAGGCCACAGCAGAAGTGGGCCTGTTAATTTCACGGCACAAGGCCCAAATCAGAAAACTTGCTTGACTATTCAGCTGCACCCAGGCAGTGTGTGTACTGTTCCAAGCAAGTCCCATCCTCTTCCTGCCTCCAATTACTTCACCTGCAACTTGTCATTTGTACCAGCTTTTTCTCTACCCCCGACATCCTATGGTTTTTGAAATTCCTCTGAAGACTGCATGAGCTAAGCTGTAAGGGTCACAGTACTCTAGCCTACTCAGGCTGTGCCAGGAAGAGAGATTTCTCAACCTACTTTGACTCTTAAGAGTCATGTATAAATAGTACCAACTCTAGCAGGAGGGCTGTCACATACTGAGATTCTTTCTGGTCTCCATATCAAAAGATACATTAGAATGACAAGGAAAATAAGACACAGACATAGCTGTTCTGCCTTTTAAAGAGCAGCCTCAGCCTGGTCACCCTGAACCACAATTTCAGGGTCTGTTTTAGCATGTCCCGCCTTCGAAAATAGTGGAACGGAGCCCCAAAATAGTCAAGGTCCAATGAAAAAGTGGAGAAGGGGCACCTCAGCAGCCTGTCACCCTGTAACAGAAACAGACCCTATCAACTAAGAAGCCATCTCATAAACTTAGACAACCATACTAGCAATGTGCACACACATCGGGCCTTTTAGTAAACAACCCAACAATTGAAGAAAAAAGCTTTTGAATTGAGTCTCAGGAAGAACCTCCACTGCCTGAACCAGCCTGTATGATGGATGCAACTGACAGTGTTAACTTGACTCGGGCATACCTGGAGTCTGACCCGGTATTAAAAAATGCTTCTGAGTGTTCAGAGTTCCAAGCTAAAAACTCTAGTAGGGGTCAATCTGGAGATTATTTTTTACCTTTGAGGAACATCTGAGCCCCTGGTCTGTCCCATTCTGTGGCATGGAATACAGGCCTCACAGGGGATTGAGGCCATTCCTTTTTTGTGAAATGAAGGCTGATAGGTGAAAGgttgttcagaaaaaaaatgtgctaAATAAAAATGCTATACAAACCAAGTGGGTGTGGTTATCCTGCTAAGCCCACTGACACTGGAGATTCTCCCCTTTATGTAAGTCCccagtaaaactccatctcattcACTGGTTCTGAGTCTCTTCTTTGACATCTTGAACCTGGTGCCATTTCCATGGGAGTGGAATTTGACACAACTTACCCCATAGTGAGGAAGGATTTAAGACTCTGCTCAATGTGCTTCCTAGCTCACCAAGGCATCAGCTATAGAAGGATGTAGTTGTTCTCTTTACCGCTCTTATCCAGGCCTCTTAGATGCACAGTCAGTGGAATACCAAAAAACATGACTAAGAAACACATCGTGGTCAGAAGCAAGAGTAATGCCAGAATAAGCAGTGACCACTTGGAAAACAAAAGGGAGcattttactttctcctttggCAGCCCTCAGCTTCTGTCATCACATTCTGGCTTCAGTGATGGTTTTTAAGGTCATCCTGCCTCTAGAGGAATCATGGGCCCTGGGTGGTAAACACCTTCACTTAATCCTCGTGCAACAAAGCTTTCTCTTGACAAATATGACCTCTGTGATCATGAGCTTCTAAGCAATCTGAACAATGCACAACCTGAAAATCTATGAAAGGGAGATGAGTAGGTCTGAGGGAAactattttccactttttttcctTGGCAATTCTAAAAATTGTGATGGTAGACAAATGTGCAGAAGAGGACAGCATAGTATAACTCCTCATCATGTGAGTTTACAACCAAGAGGTTTAAATCCCAACTGTGAGAGCTCCAAATGAAAACCAGAAGTTACCTCACTGCGTCTGTCAATGATTGATTGCACAACATTTTGTCTATCATACTGAGGAGTCTTCACTGAGGAGTTTCCCATTGAAAATATAGAGATAAAGACAGGTAAAGGTAAAATAGCAACTCCATGAAATCATTAGATAAAATGTAGAAATGCTCATCTCACATCATTagcattttcacatatatttgCATGTATATCTACCCTTAAAGTTGACATTTTCGTAATCAGTTATATgtcaagttaaaataaaaaaaaatttcgaccaggtgtggtggctcatacctgtaatcccagcactttgggagactgaggcttgtggatcacttgaggataggagtttgaaaccagcctggcaaacatggtgaaaccccgtttctactaaaaatacaaaaaaaaaaaaaaaaaaaaaaaaaaatggcaggcacctgtaatcccagctacttgggaggctgagacaggagaattgcttgaacccggaaggtggacgttgcagtgagctgagatcgtgtcactgtactccagcctgggcaacagagcaagactccatctcaaagaaaaaaaaaaaaattcttttttcacaGCAAAAAGAAACACGCATGGTCCAGGCATGGC
The nucleotide sequence above comes from Macaca nemestrina isolate mMacNem1 chromosome 4, mMacNem.hap1, whole genome shotgun sequence. Encoded proteins:
- the LOC139362895 gene encoding putative zinc finger protein 727, encoding MEERSYKCEECNKAYRWFSHLARHKRIHTGEKPYKCNECGKAFTSIFSLSQHKRIHIGEKPYKCNECGKAFMCILALSQHKRIHTGEKPYICKECGKAFTCSSTLTNHKRIHMEERPYKCEECGKTFKSFSVLTNHKRIHTGEKSYK